Genomic window (Catenuloplanes indicus):
CCAAAGCGGCGTGGCCGCCATTTCTCGTATCTGACCCAGCACGGCGAGGTGAGCCGTGACCGCCGGGCTCCTCGACATGCGCGCCGCCTGGGCCGAAGCCCGCCAGCGCATGGTGCCCCGGCAGCGGCGGTGGGCGTCACCGCTCGACATGGCCGTCAGTCTCGACCCGGCCCGCATCAGCGACACCGGCGAACGCGTCGGCACGGTCCGGACGCCGGCACTGAACGTCGTCAACGACGCCCTGGTCCGGCTCGCAAACAAGCCCGGCCAAGGGCGGCTCGCAGTATTCCTCTCGCCGCAGGAGGGTAAGTCCACGACCTGCTCGTACTGGAACCCGCTGTGGTTGCTCGTCAACAACCCTGACCTGCGCATCATCGCCGTCTCGTACAACGCGGAAAAGTCCCGCGAGTGGGGCGCCGAGGTCAAGAACGCCATCGAGAACTTCAGCGGCGATGACGGCATGGAAGACCTCGGGCTGCGGCTGCGCACCGACACGCGCGCCGCCGGCCGGTGGAAGGTCGAGGGGCACCGCGGCGGGCTCTACTGTGCGGGGATCGAGTCCGGCATTACGGGCCGGCCGGGCGACTACATCATTGTCGACGACCCCACGAAAAATCTTCAGGAAGCGCAGTCGGCAACGAAACGCGGCAAGGTCACCTCGACCTACCGAGGCGCGATCATCCCCCGCATGGGCCCCACCACCAAACTGGTGTGGATCCAAACCCTCTGGCATGAGTCCGAGACCATCCAGGAGATCCTCGCCAACGAAGGCGACTCGTGGGAGATCGTCCGCATCCCCGCGCTCTGCGACTCCGAGGACGACCCGCTCGGCCGGGCCATCGGCGAACCCATGGAGTCCGCCCGCGGCAAGCGCGACTGGGCCAAGGTTCGTCGCGACGTAGGCGAGTACGTCTTCTCCGCGCTCTACCAGCAGCGGCCGTCGCCAGCCGAGGGCGGTCTGTTCAAGCGCATCCACTGGCGCTGGTTCACTCTCTACGGCGACCGCGTGCACCTTGGCGGCCGCGAATTCGATCTTCGGGATTCGTGGATTTTCATCACCGCCGATCTTGCCGCGTCGACCAAGACCAGCGCCGACTACACCGTCTTCGCCGCCTGGGCCCGCACCATCTCCGGCGACCTCATCCTCCTCGACCTCCTCCGGGCGAAGATCGGCGAACACGACCACTTCGCCCACGTCCACGCCATGTGCCAGCGGTGGAACGTCGACACCGTCTTCGTCGAGGCCAGCCAGTTCGGCACCACGCTCGTCCGCGAAGCCACCCAGCAGCAGATCCCGATCACCCCGCTCAAAGCAGAGCAGGACAAGTTCTCGCGGGCACTGCCAGCGAGCGCCTGGTCCAGTGGCGGACGCATCTGGCTCCGATCGGGAGCGGCATGGGCCGACGCCTTTGTAACTGAGACCGCGGCGTTCCCCAACGGGAAGAACGACGACCAGGTGGACTGCCTCGCCTACGCCGTCCGCGTCGCCGTCACCCAGGCCGCACCGATGCCGTCGAGCCGAACCATGCACCGCACGCCCGAACGCGTCGAGTTCCCCGAGCTCGGCGGTGGCGCACCGCTCGACCTGGCGACCGTACCGCTGTAGGAGGCCCCGTGCGCGCCTGGCTCCGCGACCTGCTCGGCACCGCCGAGATCCTCTCCGCTATCCAGCAGCACCGCCAACGACAGGAGATCACCATGGCATCGGTCATCGACGCACTCAGGGCGCTCGCCGAGCAGACCAACGACGTGTCCGCCGCGCAGGCCACCTCGTTCACCAACCTGCAGAACGCGGTCGCCCGCCTGGAGCAGGCCGTCCGCGACGGCGAGGTCAGCCCGGAGATCCAGGCCGCCGTCGACGAGCTGTCCGCGAGCCTGACCCGTCTCGGCGACGACGCCCGCCGCGCCGACGACGGCTTCGAGCCGCAGCCCGAGACGCCGGCCGACCCGGAGCAGCCGGCCGAGCCGCTCCCGGCCGACGGCGAGACCCCGGCCGACGTGACCGAGCCGACCGTTCCGCAGCGCACCCAGCGCTGACCCGCGAGCCGGGCGCGACTCGACGCAGCCACGGGCTCGGGCCGCGCCCGCAACACCTGACCGATGAGGGGGACGGATGAGCGCCCCCACCCGGCTCCGCGGGCACGTCTCCGACGCGCTCAGCGGGTACGCCGACATCCTCGACGACATCACGACCGAGTACATCCCTGACCTGACCTGGCCGCTCAGCGTCCAGACGTACGCGCAGATGCGCCACGAGAGCCGTCTGTCGTCCGTCCTCGACGGCTGGACGCTTCAGCTCCGGCGCGCGCAGTGGCAGGTCGACGGCCGCGGCTGCCGACCCGAAGTCGTCAAGCTCGTCGCGGACGGTCTGGGCCTACTCGTCGCCGGACAAGACCCCGCCGGCGCCGCTCGGCTGCAGGGTGTGTCGTGGAACGACTATCTGCGGACCTCGCTGCGAACCTCGGCGGCGTTCGGTCACGTCGGGCACGAGCTTCAGGCGGAGGTAGTCGACGGGACCGCCCACCTGGTCGCTCTCGCAGATCGGATGCCTTGGACCATCTCCCGGATCCACGTCGATCCGAAGCGCGGGACGCTGCTCGGCGTCACCCAGGACGGCGTTCACCGCGATGACCGGCCGCAGATCCCCGCCTCCCAGCTCGCCTGGCATGCGCGCGAGCGGGAGGGCATCGCCTGGCAAGGCCGTTCGCTGCTGCGGGCGAGCTACCCGGCGTGGCTGCTCAAGCGCGAGATGCTGCGCACGAACTCGATCGCTCACCGCCGCTGGGCCGCTGGCATCCCGGTCGCGCAGGCCCGGCCCGGCTCGAACCCGAGCCCCGGTCAGATGGCCGAGGCGCAGCGTATGGCGTCCGCCGCGCGTGCCGGTGACGTGGCCGGCGTGGCGATGCCGCAGGACTTTGAGCTGGTCATTCAGGGGATCGCTGGTCAACTGCCTGACACGCTCGGCTTCATCCGGTTTCTGAACCAGGAGATTGCCGGCGCGGCCCTGATGCCGCATCTCGACCTAGGCACCAGCCAGTCCGGGTCGCGCGCGCTCGGAGAGTCGTTTATCGATAGCTGGACGCTCGCGCTGGAGGCTTGGGCGACGGAAACCGCGGACGTGGCGACTCGCCAGATCGCGGCTCGGATCGTCGAGTGGAATTTCGGGTCAGACGAGCCGGTGCCTTCCGTCGTGGTGTCCGGGATCGGCTCCCGCCGCGAGGTCACCTCCGAGTCCCTTAACTCGCTGCTGTCGTCCGGCGCACTCTCGGCCGACCCGGCGCTCGAGGCGTGGATCCGCCGCGAATGGCGGCTCCCTGAGCGGGACCCGGACGCGCCGAAGCCGCTGAACGCGACCGGCGTGGACCTGGCCAAGCCAGACTCGACGGCAGACGGCGAGCAGGGTGACGACTGGGGGCTGCTCGACGACGAGGCCGCCGTGCCGGTTAAGGCTGCACAGCGGTCCCGCCGCCGCAGCAACCCCGACCAGATGAGCCTGTTCGGTGACGGCCACCCGGTGCAGGCCGCGGCCCGTCCGGAGACGCCTGAGCAGATCCAGGCCCAGTGGGAGGCGGCACGCGCTGAGCTGCTGGCCGCCTGGCCGAAGACCGCGGCACCGCTCGTGACGGAACTTGCCGCGCAGGCCGAGACGGCGGTCGCCGACGGTGACCTGCCCCGACTCGGGCAGCTCGCCGCGTCCGCCGGTGTCATCGCAGCTCAGGCCGCGATGCTCGGCAAGGGCGGCACGAAGCTCGCCCGGCAGGCCGCGGCCGGTGTGGTGGCTGAGGCCGCCGCGCATGACGTGATCGTGAGAGCTGGCGACGCGGGTGCGGCGAAGGTAAACGCGACAGCTGAGGCGGTCGCGCACATCATCGCCGCCGGGTATGCGTCCGGTGCTGGCCGGATCGCGCTGCAGCACGCGGGCGCCGACCCGGAGTCGGTCCGGGATGCCGTCGAGCGGCACCTGGATGCGCTGTCGACGGCGCAGCGCGGCATGGTCGCCGACCAGCTCGGTGCCCTGCTGTCCGCAGCCCAGCATGCTGGCCGCCTGTCGGTGCTCGAGCGAGCCCCGAAGGGGACGACGTTCCGGGCGTCGGAGTGGGCGGACGAGAAGCGCTGCGACGCCTGCGACGCCGTCCACGGCAAGACGTATCGGACGCTACGGGCCGCACTCATCGACTACCCGGCGAGCGGCTACCGCAACTGCGAGGGCGGGCCCGGACGCTGCCGCGGGCACATCGCCGCGGACTGGACCGCCAAGGCGCGTTGAGCACTCACACGCCTGATCTGCGCACCATCTGACCTGACGATCGGGGTGATCCATGACCGCCCCGACTGTCGACCTCGCGCGCCGTGAGGGCGTCGAACTCGTCCGGACCGGCCGGTGGGAAACCATGACCGGCTCGTGGACGCCGACCGCCGAGGACATCGCCGCGGCCGTTGACGCCCAGTCGTGCCCGGCGATCCGCAAGCCGGTCGTGAAACTGGGCCACACCGATGCCCGGTTCGCGGTCGGGGACGGCGAACCGGCGCTCGGCTGGTTCGAGAACCTCCGTGCGACCGACGGCGGCAGCACGCTCGTCGGCGACCAGGTGACGCTGCCGTGGCTGCACTCCGTCCAGGCCGCCGCGTACCCGTCGAGGTCGATCGAGGGCAACTACAACCACCGTTGCGGAGCCGGCCACGTCCACAAGTTCGTGCTGACCGCGGTCGCACTGCTCGGGGTGACGCCGCCGGCAGTGAAGACGATCCGGAACCTGAATGACCTGCCCGGGATGCTCGGCGTGGCCGCGTCCGATCCGGACGTGCCGGAGGGCGCCGAGCGCGTGCAGGTGACCATCATGGCCCGCCGGCGTGCCGAGGACTTCGACGAGGGCAGCACCAAGCGCGACGCTGGCGGCCGGTTCTCCCGCGTCGACACGAACGACGGACCGGAAGGTCGCGGGGCCTCATCCGGGGGCAGTCGGACTGCTGGCGGGTCCGGCAGCAGCGGCTCGTCCAGCGGCAGCGCGGGCGGAAGCTCGCCGAAGCCCGCCGCACCGCTGAAGGACTCACTGAAGATCGGCGACCGGATCCAGCTCCGCGACGGCGAGACCCTCGCCGGTGGTGCGCAGGTTGACGGCACTGAAGGTGTCGTGAAGGTCGCCGTGGTCGACAGTCCGACCGGCCGGCGCCTCCACATCGGCCTCAACCCGCCCGAGGTCGACGACGGCGACGATGACCTCGACAGCGATGCGGCTGAGAGTGACGACGACAGCGACGACGACGAGGTCTCCGAGCCCTGGTCCGGGAATCAGGACGAGTGGACCACCGTGCTCGACGAGACGGGAATCGGCGCGCTCCACGCGGCGCTGCCGCAGATGCTCGACATGGGCCGTCAGGGCGCCGAGCACCAGAAGTCGTTGGAGAAGCGCGGCTCTGACCTGGAGAAACGCGAACGGGCCTTGATCAACTCCCAGTATCCGGGTCTGAACGCGGCAGGTAAGAAAGAGCTCCAGAAGATCGACGTTCGGTCTGCTGACGTGTCGTCGCGCCTGAACCAGGAGCAGGAGCGTGCCCAGCGCCGCATCGAAGAGCTGCGGCCCGAGGACCGTCAGCGGGTCGCGCGGGCAGAACCCGGCGAGGCACGAGGGGCATACCGCGAGGCGTACCTGGCCGCACATCCGGGTGAGGAGAAGACCGCCACCACCTACTCGTTCCTGTACGCGCAAGGCCTGGAAAAGCAGGGGGCGCTGTCGGCGGAACGGCAGGCGCTCGAAGCCCGCCGCAGCGAACTGACGGGTGACCCGCAGCCGCTCACCCCCGAGGCGCAGGCCGAGCTCGCCGAAGTCCGGGATGCGATCCGCCGCAACGACGGCGAGATCGGCGACTTCCTCGACGAGAGCTACCTGACCGACGGGGTCGTGTCCGGTGAGTGGGGTGACCTGGTCTACCAGGCGGTCATGACGGACAGCGGGCCGCGGTATTCGCTGTCACTGCGTCCGCCCGGTGCGCCTGCCGACTGGGAGCCGGACGACGGAAGCGCCGCCGTCGACTTCAACAACACCGCCTTGAAGAAGCTCGGGGCACTGCTGGACAAGGTGGTCGGCTCGTCGAGTGTGCAGGCCGCCGCCGAGGTCCACACCGGCGCGATGGTCGCGCTCATCCCGACGCCTGAGGACGCGGCGCGGCTCGCGGTCGGCGGCGGCGAACCGGCCGAGCAACTGCATGTCACGCTGGCGTATCTCGGTGAGGCCGCGGACCTGGGGGTGGCCGGCCAGCAGGACGTCATCGACGCGGTGTCAGCGGCGGCGAACGGCCTGCCGGTCATCGAGGCCGAGGCGTTCGCTCCCGCCCTGTTCAACCCGGGCGACGCCAGCGACCGTGATCCGTGCGCGGTGTTGCTGCTGTCGGGGGAGTGGCTGGACATCGTCCACTCGCTCGTCGCCGGCGCGCTCTACGACGCGCCGATGCCGGACCAGCACCGGCCGTGGATCCCGCACCTGACCGCCCGGTACGCCGACGGCGTGGACGCGCTCGCCGCGCTGGCCGAGCGCGTCGGCCCGGTCCGGTTCGACCGGCTCCGGATCGCGTTCGCCGGCCAGACGCTCGACATTCCGCTCATCGGTAGCGCCGGCCCGGACGAGCCGCTCGACGAGGCCGAGGCGGTCGCCGCCGCGGCCGGGAGTGGGAAATCGCTGAAGTCGTGGTGGCTGCACGGGCCCGGGCTGAAGAAGTGGAAGTCCTGGACGGATCTCTACAAGCACCTACGGACCAAGGTCGATCCGGCGTTCGCGAAGCGGATCGCGTCGGAGTGGTTCCACGAGCGCTACGGCTACTGGCCTGGCGACAAACGCAACCGCAAGGTCGCCGCAGCGGCCGAGCCCACGATTCTGCCGGCCGCCGAGCCGGACCCATCCACACCCGAGGAGGACATGGTGTCCACCCTGCACGCAGACCTGCGCGCGCGGCTCGGCCTGGCCGACGACGCCGACGAGCAGGCGATGCTCACGGCGCTCGACGCGCTCAAGTCGAAGGCCGACTCGCCGCAGCCGACGCCTGAGATGGTCGCCGCGTCGGCCGCCGCAACCGACAAGGCGGAGAAGGCTGAGGCCGCGAACCAGGTCATGAAGGAGGAGCTCGCGAAGGTCCGCGACGAGCTCAACACCATCAAGGCCTCCGCGGCGCAGACCGTCAAGGCCAGCTTCTTCGACGGGCTGCTCGCAACCGGCCGGCTCAAGCCCGCCGACCGGGCCACATGGGAGGACCGCTACGACCGCGACTCGGAGATGGTCACCGACATCCTCGGCGGTCGTGGTGAGGGCTCCGAGGTGCCGGTCATGGCATCCGGCCACACCGGTCCGGCCGAGCCGGACGCAGACACCCTCGACAGCGAGTACGAGCAGCTCGTGTCCGCTGTCGACGCACCGACCCGGAAGGCGGCCTGAGCATGGGCGCGTACGAGCCGAAGTTCCTCTACCGCGACGTCATCACCGCAACCGCGTCGTCGACGATCACCGTCACGAACGGCGTCGGTGTGGTCCTCGCCGTGTCCGGCAGTGGCACCGTCGCGCCGGCCGGCGCGGACTCGAACGCCGTCGTCGGCACCGCCGCTCACGACGTCGTGAGCGGCGAGCGATTCGCCTACCACCCGCGCGGCAAGGTCCACATCTCGACCGCGGCCGGCGCCATCACCGCGGGCGACCGCATCAACGCCGCCGCTGCCGGCGCGGTGAAGACCGCCACGGCCGGCGTCGGGAACTTCGGCATCGCTCTCACCACGGCCGCCGACACGGCGCTCGTGGAGTGGATGGAGATCTGACCTCCCGCCCGCACTGACCTCTCGTCTTCCAAGCCCGGCACGTCATTCGTGCCGGGCTTTCGTGTGCCCGGCCTCCGGGCGATCCGAAAGGAGCCCCGATGCCGGGCGCTTACCCTCCGGCAGCGGCAACGCTGTCCGGCACCCTCCTGACCATCGACCGCCTGCTGCGGAACCCGACGTTCCTGGCCCGGCGCCTGCGCGGCATCCCGGATCTGCGGTTCGTCGCCGACCAGATCCTCACCCGGAAGATCAAGGCCAACGGCGGTGCCGCGATGGCCGAGACGGGCGAGCCGATCGTGAACTCCCGGCCGATCGAGTCGATCGCGCCCGGCGGCGAGTACCCGCGGGACAGCCCGGCGGACGGCACCGCGATGCTGGTCAAGGTCAGTAAGTGGGGTGAGGCGACCCCGCTGACCGACGAGAAGATCAAGCGGTCCGTGTACGGCGGTGACGAGGTCGACCGGTCGCTGCGCAAGGCCGCGAACACGATCATCACGAAGGTAGACCGGCTCGCCACGTCCGCGATGGGTTCGCTGGTCACCGCGACGAGTGCCGCCGCCGCGACGTGGGACAACGCGTCGGCGCTGCTGTTCCGGGACGTGGAGAAGGCCGCGGCGAAGGTCGTCGACCTCAACCAGGGTTTCCGGCCGAACACGCTGCTGATGTCGACGACGAAGTACGCGATGCTCGTCACCGACCCGGCGATCGCCGCGCTGCGCCGCCGCGAGGCGACCGACAACCCCATCTACGGCGGGGACATCGAGTACATCGGCAAGTACCGGATCATCTCGACGTCGGTCGGGAACCTGCCCCGGGACTCGGTGTGGGTGTTCGACGACAACGAGCTCGGCGGCATGGCCGACGAGACCGAGGTCGACCCGGGCTACGCGACGATGGACAACGGCCTCCAGTTCAAGGTCATCCGCGTGGACTCGCGGGACGCCTGGGACATCCAGGCCCGCCGGATCACCGCCCCGATGGTCACCGAGCCGGGCGCGGCCATCGAGATCACCGGCACGGGGAGCCTGGGCTGATGAGCGACGCCCGATTCCAGGTCATCGCCGAGTGCGCGTACGCGAAGATCGCCGACGCGGCCGGTGTCTCGTGGCGGCTGTTCGAGAAGGGTGCGCTGATCCCGGCGAACACCCCGAACCTCGACCACCTGCTCCGCAACCACTACGTCGCGAAGGTCGGCGAGAAAGCGACCGGCGGCCTCAACGCCGACGGTTTCCCGTCCGGGGCGGAGGACGTCGAGGTGCCCGAGGGGATCACGACGACACCCTCCGGCGGTCAGTCGGTCGGCGCGAACCCGAACGGCCCGGCCAGCGACGCCGAGAAGGCGGCGGCGGAGGTCGCCGAGCGCCGCGCTGCCGCGCGGGCGAAGCTCCCGGCCGACGGCGCCGCTCCGGACGGCCGCGCCGGCAAGGACGTCCACGTCGAGTACCTCGTCGGCAAGGGCTACGACTACGACGAGCTGGTCAAGCAGGACAAGGCCGACCTCGTCGAGATGGGCAAGCAGCAGTCCTGACCGGGGGAAGAAGTGCTGGGCCGTAGCGGGGCGGCCCAGCACCTACCTCACCGGGGGTGAGCCATGCCCCGATACGTTGTCGTTGCCGCCTGCGTTGGTTTGCATCGCTGGACTGGTGGCGGACCACAGCTGTTTTTCGCCTACGCGGGCGATCCGGTGCCGGCCGAGGCGGTGTCAGCGGATGTGGCCAGGCTGGCTGGCCTGGGAATGATCGCCGAGGTCGGCGACGTTCCCGCCGACCCGACACCGCCAGCCGGCGGCATGTCGGCTGAGCTGGCGGCGGTCAAGGCCACCGCCGACTCGGCGTCGTCGTTGGCGACGGCCGCGCAGTCCGAGGTCGCCGGTTTGCAGGTGACGGCGACGTCGTACCAGCAGGCGCTGGCCGCGTCGCTCGCCGACCGGCAGGCGCTGTGGCGGAACGCTGGCCTGCTCGCGGAGGGCCTCGATGCGCTCCGGGCCGAGGTCGCCGCGATCCAGCTCCAGCCGGGGCTGCCGCCGACACCGGAGCAGGTCGACAGCGCGGTTGCCTCGTGGCTGGCCGCGCATCCGCCCGCCGCCGGCCGGAATGCCGAACTGCGCCGGGGAGTATCGGGTATTGAGGGGCGGACCGCGGGGGACGCCTGGACGGTGCTCGCGTCGTGGTCGGAGCTGACCGGCCCGACCCCGACGCCGGATGCGATCGCCACGGCGGTCGCGAATTGGATGTCCGCGCACCAGGCCGTCGAACTCCGGTCGAACGGCACCGCGATTCAGTGGCGGCCCTACGGCGGCACCTGGACCGACCTCGTGCAACTCGCGGCCATCACTGGCCCGGCCGCTACGGCGAGGCTGGCCGCCCCCGAGGAGCCGGCCATGCTGCCGGCGCTCCAGGTCGGCGCGAACGAGGTCTCTCTGAGCTGGAAGACCGCGATGCCGACCGCCAGCTACCAGGTGTTCCCGTCGCTGTCCGGCAGCACCGCGATCCTCGGGAAGCTCGACGTTGTCGTGAAGCCCGGCTCGCAGACGACGACCGGCTGCAAGGTCACCGTCGTGAACACGAGCGTCCTCCCGATCGCCGTCGGCGCAGGCACCGTCAGCGCGCTCGCGTTCTCCCCGAACTAGGCGGCAACGTTCGCCGGACTCACCCTTCGGGCCTTCTTTGCCTTGCAAGCTATGCAGTATCGACGTCCGCCTACCCATAAGGCGTTTTCCTCGGTGTATTCGTGTCCGCTGCGGCAGTGAGTTTGCCGACGCGATCTACCGGCTGCCGTATGCGGGCTCCTTAATTGATTCTCGTGAGGCGTCACTGCCTCAATGTGGTCCGGGTTTACACATGCGCGATGTTTGCACTCTCGGCCTGGGCACGTTGGATCCGTGTTGTGGCAGACGTGATCCAGATGCATCCCTTCCGGAATTGAACCCTTCGCCTGCTCGTAGTAGAAGCGGTGGGCGTTGTTCCCGAAAAGCTGCCCGTATCCATGCGTGTTTAGTGGGCCGGGCCAAGTCCAGCACGCACTGGGGTCGGAGGTGTCCAGCAGGGACATCCAGACCTCGGCGGGCTGGTGGTCTAACTGGTGTCTGCCGAGTCGTCTCGCCCGATGGAGCCGGTTGTAGCAATTCCGGCATATGCCGCGCGCATGGATCGGCTTTTCGTCCCCGCATTCGCCGCAGGTAATCAGTCTTGCAGGCATTTGGAAATTGTATCAATGGAGGCTGGCTGAAGATGGCTACTAACCCTGTGCGGACCTGCCCCATTTGCATGACAAGCGATGATCACCCAAGGCATGTAATTGACCTTGGTGGCGACACGCAAGCCGCTTTTCATATGGATTGTTGCGCCATCGCCCGCAACTGCGAGGTGTGCCTCGCGCAGCTCGACGGGGTCGGTGGCGTCGAGGGCAACCCGCGCGGCGACGCGCTCCGCGAGCACCTGCTGACCACCGGGACTGGCCCGGACCAGGCGGGCTGGACCGCGCCGGCCGACATTGCATCCGTGGAGGGCTGACCTGTGCCGAATAATCTCGTTCTAACCGAAGCGAACCGGTACATCGACGCCGGGTTCGCCACCGCCGCGTATGTGGCGCCGACCTCCCCGATCCGTGTCGCCCTGCTGACCGCGAACGGCACGAACACCGCCGCGGGCACCGAGGTGACGGGTGGCTCGTACGCCCGGCAGACGATCACGATGGGGGCGGCGGCGTCCGGGTCGGCGTCGAACTCGAACACGATCAACTTCACGGGTCTTCCGGCGGCGACGGTCACGGGCATCGACATCTACGACAGCAACGGCACCCCGCGCCGGATCTGGACCGGCCCGCTCACCGCCTCGAAGACCGTGGGGGCAGGGGACACGCTGAGCTTCTCGGCGTCCTCGATCGTCGCGTCGCTCGCGTAGCTGATCTTCCGGTAGGGGGTCGGCGATGGCCACCAGGTTGTATCTGGGAAATGCTGCCGCCAGCTACACCCCGACGACGAAGCGTGGCGCCTGGGACAACTCCGCGGCGACGCTTGCCCGCCGCCTCAGCCCTGTCCCCGAGGGCGCGGCGGCGACCGCGGCGATCGCGGAGACGTCGGCGACGAACGCGTTCGACGTGCTGTGGGGCCGGTGGATCTCGGATCCGGCGATTACGGCCGGGACGCTGTCCGGGACCGTGCAGTGGATCGCGGGCGTCCTCGAGAGCAACACTGCGGCGAACGACTTCTTCCATGTCCACATCTTCGTCACGGCCGGTGATACGGACACGGTCCGCGGCACGCTGCTGACGAACAACATCGGCGCGACCGAGTTCACCACCACGGCGACCGGCCGCGGCGAGGGCGCGAAGACGGTCACGAACGTCGCCGTTCAGGTCGGGGACCGGATCGTCGTCGAGATCGGCTACGTCGCCAACAACACCGTCACGACCAGCTACACCGGCACCCTGCACTACGGCAACACCGGCACCGCCGACCTCGCTCAGGGCGGCACAACGGTTACCACGTCGCCCGGCTGGGTCGAGTTCTCCGGCGCTGACGGGCTGTTCTACCCCCGCACGCAGTCGCTCACCGACGCGTTCTCCGGGCTGATCTATGCGAACCCGCCGTGGGACGGGCCGTACGGCGGCGCCGACCTACTCGCCGGCCAGGCCCGCGTCCCGGTCGCCCACACCGCGGGCACCCCGGCGTACGCGGGTGTCTACTCCACGCCGGCCAACCAGGCGCAGCGCTGGCATTTCGCGGATTCCAGCATCTACTGCGAAGTCCCGGTCGTCCCGGCCGCAGGCGGCAGCACCGGCACCGTCTACGCCCAGCTCGCCGTCACCGCCACCATGTACACGCTCGGCAGCTACGCGGGCGTGTTCTACGACGCGGTCA
Coding sequences:
- a CDS encoding capsid cement protein, with amino-acid sequence MGAYEPKFLYRDVITATASSTITVTNGVGVVLAVSGSGTVAPAGADSNAVVGTAAHDVVSGERFAYHPRGKVHISTAAGAITAGDRINAAAAGAVKTATAGVGNFGIALTTAADTALVEWMEI
- a CDS encoding phage major capsid protein, whose amino-acid sequence is MPGAYPPAAATLSGTLLTIDRLLRNPTFLARRLRGIPDLRFVADQILTRKIKANGGAAMAETGEPIVNSRPIESIAPGGEYPRDSPADGTAMLVKVSKWGEATPLTDEKIKRSVYGGDEVDRSLRKAANTIITKVDRLATSAMGSLVTATSAAAATWDNASALLFRDVEKAAAKVVDLNQGFRPNTLLMSTTKYAMLVTDPAIAALRRREATDNPIYGGDIEYIGKYRIISTSVGNLPRDSVWVFDDNELGGMADETEVDPGYATMDNGLQFKVIRVDSRDAWDIQARRITAPMVTEPGAAIEITGTGSLG
- a CDS encoding phage protease, with the protein product MTAPTVDLARREGVELVRTGRWETMTGSWTPTAEDIAAAVDAQSCPAIRKPVVKLGHTDARFAVGDGEPALGWFENLRATDGGSTLVGDQVTLPWLHSVQAAAYPSRSIEGNYNHRCGAGHVHKFVLTAVALLGVTPPAVKTIRNLNDLPGMLGVAASDPDVPEGAERVQVTIMARRRAEDFDEGSTKRDAGGRFSRVDTNDGPEGRGASSGGSRTAGGSGSSGSSSGSAGGSSPKPAAPLKDSLKIGDRIQLRDGETLAGGAQVDGTEGVVKVAVVDSPTGRRLHIGLNPPEVDDGDDDLDSDAAESDDDSDDDEVSEPWSGNQDEWTTVLDETGIGALHAALPQMLDMGRQGAEHQKSLEKRGSDLEKRERALINSQYPGLNAAGKKELQKIDVRSADVSSRLNQEQERAQRRIEELRPEDRQRVARAEPGEARGAYREAYLAAHPGEEKTATTYSFLYAQGLEKQGALSAERQALEARRSELTGDPQPLTPEAQAELAEVRDAIRRNDGEIGDFLDESYLTDGVVSGEWGDLVYQAVMTDSGPRYSLSLRPPGAPADWEPDDGSAAVDFNNTALKKLGALLDKVVGSSSVQAAAEVHTGAMVALIPTPEDAARLAVGGGEPAEQLHVTLAYLGEAADLGVAGQQDVIDAVSAAANGLPVIEAEAFAPALFNPGDASDRDPCAVLLLSGEWLDIVHSLVAGALYDAPMPDQHRPWIPHLTARYADGVDALAALAERVGPVRFDRLRIAFAGQTLDIPLIGSAGPDEPLDEAEAVAAAAGSGKSLKSWWLHGPGLKKWKSWTDLYKHLRTKVDPAFAKRIASEWFHERYGYWPGDKRNRKVAAAAEPTILPAAEPDPSTPEEDMVSTLHADLRARLGLADDADEQAMLTALDALKSKADSPQPTPEMVAASAAATDKAEKAEAANQVMKEELAKVRDELNTIKASAAQTVKASFFDGLLATGRLKPADRATWEDRYDRDSEMVTDILGGRGEGSEVPVMASGHTGPAEPDADTLDSEYEQLVSAVDAPTRKAA
- the terL gene encoding phage terminase large subunit, with translation MTAGLLDMRAAWAEARQRMVPRQRRWASPLDMAVSLDPARISDTGERVGTVRTPALNVVNDALVRLANKPGQGRLAVFLSPQEGKSTTCSYWNPLWLLVNNPDLRIIAVSYNAEKSREWGAEVKNAIENFSGDDGMEDLGLRLRTDTRAAGRWKVEGHRGGLYCAGIESGITGRPGDYIIVDDPTKNLQEAQSATKRGKVTSTYRGAIIPRMGPTTKLVWIQTLWHESETIQEILANEGDSWEIVRIPALCDSEDDPLGRAIGEPMESARGKRDWAKVRRDVGEYVFSALYQQRPSPAEGGLFKRIHWRWFTLYGDRVHLGGREFDLRDSWIFITADLAASTKTSADYTVFAAWARTISGDLILLDLLRAKIGEHDHFAHVHAMCQRWNVDTVFVEASQFGTTLVREATQQQIPITPLKAEQDKFSRALPASAWSSGGRIWLRSGAAWADAFVTETAAFPNGKNDDQVDCLAYAVRVAVTQAAPMPSSRTMHRTPERVEFPELGGGAPLDLATVPL
- a CDS encoding phage tail fiber protein — encoded protein: MPNNLVLTEANRYIDAGFATAAYVAPTSPIRVALLTANGTNTAAGTEVTGGSYARQTITMGAAASGSASNSNTINFTGLPAATVTGIDIYDSNGTPRRIWTGPLTASKTVGAGDTLSFSASSIVASLA
- a CDS encoding phage portal protein family protein; protein product: MSAPTRLRGHVSDALSGYADILDDITTEYIPDLTWPLSVQTYAQMRHESRLSSVLDGWTLQLRRAQWQVDGRGCRPEVVKLVADGLGLLVAGQDPAGAARLQGVSWNDYLRTSLRTSAAFGHVGHELQAEVVDGTAHLVALADRMPWTISRIHVDPKRGTLLGVTQDGVHRDDRPQIPASQLAWHAREREGIAWQGRSLLRASYPAWLLKREMLRTNSIAHRRWAAGIPVAQARPGSNPSPGQMAEAQRMASAARAGDVAGVAMPQDFELVIQGIAGQLPDTLGFIRFLNQEIAGAALMPHLDLGTSQSGSRALGESFIDSWTLALEAWATETADVATRQIAARIVEWNFGSDEPVPSVVVSGIGSRREVTSESLNSLLSSGALSADPALEAWIRREWRLPERDPDAPKPLNATGVDLAKPDSTADGEQGDDWGLLDDEAAVPVKAAQRSRRRSNPDQMSLFGDGHPVQAAARPETPEQIQAQWEAARAELLAAWPKTAAPLVTELAAQAETAVADGDLPRLGQLAASAGVIAAQAAMLGKGGTKLARQAAAGVVAEAAAHDVIVRAGDAGAAKVNATAEAVAHIIAAGYASGAGRIALQHAGADPESVRDAVERHLDALSTAQRGMVADQLGALLSAAQHAGRLSVLERAPKGTTFRASEWADEKRCDACDAVHGKTYRTLRAALIDYPASGYRNCEGGPGRCRGHIAADWTAKAR